A genomic window from Deltaproteobacteria bacterium GWA2_45_12 includes:
- a CDS encoding threonine synthase — translation MSYVKALKCRECGHEYPKQPTHVCEFCFGPLEVVYDYEGIKKILTKELIGSRGPNMWRYKELLPIDNDPTVGKQVGFTPLRRASRLARLLGVSELYIKNDAVNYPTLSFKDRVVSVALSKAKEFGFKVVACASTGNLANSVAANAAAADLESFVFVPYDLEATKILGTMIYGTNLIGIHGTYDEVNRLCSEIAGKYKWAFVNINMRPYYAEGSKSMGYEIVEQLGWNTPKHVVVPMASGSLLTKIDKSFQEFHKIGLLKTNEAKIYGAQATGCSPISTAVKNNWDIFKPVKPNTIAKSLAIGNPADGFYAAKTVHQTGGWCEDVSDEEVIAGIRVLAETEGIFAETAGGVTVGVAKKLIEQGRIPKNESIVLCITGNGLKTQEAVRLGKPPVIKPSLTEFDALVKDKIK, via the coding sequence ATGTCCTACGTCAAAGCCCTTAAATGCCGTGAATGCGGCCATGAATATCCCAAGCAACCCACCCATGTGTGTGAGTTCTGTTTTGGTCCCTTGGAAGTTGTGTACGACTATGAAGGAATCAAAAAAATACTCACCAAAGAATTGATTGGTTCGCGTGGGCCGAACATGTGGCGTTACAAAGAACTTCTTCCCATCGATAACGACCCCACGGTGGGGAAGCAGGTGGGGTTTACGCCCCTTCGTCGAGCCAGCCGGCTAGCGCGTCTTTTGGGAGTAAGTGAACTCTATATTAAAAACGATGCCGTAAATTATCCGACGCTTTCTTTTAAAGATCGTGTGGTTTCGGTGGCCCTTTCCAAGGCCAAGGAATTTGGTTTTAAGGTGGTTGCCTGTGCTTCAACGGGTAATCTGGCCAATTCAGTTGCCGCCAATGCTGCGGCTGCTGATTTGGAGAGCTTTGTTTTTGTCCCTTACGATTTGGAAGCGACAAAAATTTTGGGGACCATGATTTATGGAACCAATCTGATTGGTATTCATGGCACCTATGATGAGGTTAACCGCTTGTGTAGCGAAATAGCGGGCAAGTATAAATGGGCGTTTGTCAATATCAACATGAGGCCTTATTACGCCGAAGGGTCCAAGTCGATGGGTTATGAAATTGTCGAGCAGCTTGGATGGAACACGCCAAAACATGTGGTTGTTCCCATGGCCAGTGGATCGCTTTTGACCAAAATCGATAAATCCTTCCAGGAATTTCACAAGATTGGTTTGCTTAAGACAAACGAGGCCAAGATTTATGGGGCCCAGGCAACGGGATGTTCCCCCATTTCCACGGCGGTCAAAAATAATTGGGACATTTTCAAGCCCGTCAAGCCCAATACCATTGCAAAGTCGCTAGCCATTGGGAACCCTGCCGATGGTTTTTATGCCGCCAAAACTGTGCATCAGACCGGTGGTTGGTGTGAAGATGTCAGTGATGAAGAAGTCATTGCCGGCATCAGGGTATTGGCCGAAACAGAAGGTATTTTTGCCGAAACAGCAGGCGGAGTCACTGTGGGTGTGGCTAAAAAACTCATCGAGCAGGGAAGAATTCCCAAGAATGAATCGATTGTTCTGTGTATTACGGGGAATGGGTTAAAAACCCAAGAAGCCGTCAGACTGGGCAAGCCCCCAGTGATCAAACCTTCGTTGACCGAGTTTGATGCTTTGGTGAAGGATAAAATAAAATAA
- a CDS encoding aspartyl/glutamyl-tRNA amidotransferase subunit B, which produces MDYEVIIGLEVHAQVLTQTKLFCSCSAAFGATPNSHTCPVCLGLPGVLPVLNKQAVNLALRAGLALHCEIQNKSIWARKNYFYPDLPKGYQITQYEFPIALRGYLDIAVDGKEKTIGITRIHMEEDAGKSLHEHGDARYSHVDLNRAGTPLVEIVSEPDMRSAAEAGEYLRQLRAILQYCDVCDGNMEEGSLRCDVNISLRPIGQKEFGTKVELKNINSFKFIEKAIEYEIERQKGSLAAGETIVQETRGWNSTKNITESQRTKESAHDYRYFPDPDLVPLIVDSAWIETTQKNMPELPKARLQRFISQYQIPEYDAQVLTTEKALAHYFEEAVSKAHHPKKVSNWIMTELLRELKEANLEVAKSPIKAPQLARLVTLIEEGTISGKIGKTVFEAMFETGKDPDTIIKEQNLVQVSDTGAIETIIDKVIAANPGQLAQYKSGKDKLFGFFVGQVMKEMKGQGNPGVVNDLLKKKLST; this is translated from the coding sequence ATGGATTATGAAGTCATTATTGGTCTTGAGGTTCATGCCCAAGTTTTAACCCAAACCAAACTTTTTTGTTCCTGTTCTGCGGCCTTTGGAGCCACACCCAACAGCCACACCTGCCCTGTTTGCCTGGGATTGCCGGGAGTGCTTCCTGTTTTAAACAAACAAGCAGTCAACCTGGCCTTACGTGCGGGCTTGGCCCTTCATTGTGAAATCCAAAACAAGTCCATCTGGGCCCGAAAAAATTATTTTTATCCCGACCTCCCCAAGGGCTACCAGATCACCCAATATGAATTTCCCATCGCCCTGCGCGGATATCTGGATATTGCAGTTGATGGAAAAGAAAAAACGATTGGCATCACCCGCATCCACATGGAGGAAGACGCCGGCAAATCATTGCATGAACACGGCGACGCCCGTTATTCGCATGTCGATTTAAATCGCGCGGGAACCCCCCTTGTTGAAATTGTCAGCGAACCGGATATGCGAAGTGCTGCCGAAGCCGGTGAATATTTACGGCAGTTGCGCGCCATTTTGCAGTATTGCGATGTGTGCGATGGCAACATGGAAGAAGGTTCATTGCGTTGCGATGTCAATATTTCCCTTCGCCCGATCGGTCAAAAAGAGTTCGGCACCAAGGTGGAATTAAAAAACATCAACTCGTTTAAGTTTATTGAAAAAGCCATCGAATACGAAATTGAACGCCAAAAAGGCAGTTTGGCCGCAGGTGAAACAATTGTTCAGGAAACCCGCGGTTGGAATTCAACCAAAAACATCACCGAGTCCCAGCGCACCAAGGAATCGGCCCACGACTATCGTTATTTTCCAGACCCTGATCTAGTGCCCCTTATTGTAGATAGCGCCTGGATTGAGACCACCCAAAAGAACATGCCTGAACTTCCCAAGGCGAGGCTGCAACGATTTATCAGCCAGTACCAAATTCCTGAGTATGATGCCCAAGTACTCACCACGGAAAAAGCCCTGGCCCATTATTTCGAAGAAGCCGTATCCAAGGCCCATCATCCCAAAAAAGTTTCCAACTGGATCATGACCGAGCTTTTACGCGAACTAAAAGAAGCCAATCTTGAAGTGGCAAAATCGCCTATCAAGGCGCCCCAACTGGCGCGCTTGGTGACCCTTATCGAAGAGGGCACCATCAGTGGCAAAATCGGCAAAACCGTTTTTGAAGCCATGTTTGAAACCGGAAAAGACCCCGACACCATCATTAAAGAGCAAAATCTTGTGCAGGTTTCTGATACCGGAGCCATTGAAACCATCATCGACAAGGTCATTGCCGCCAATCCAGGCCAGCTCGCCCAATACAAATCAGGCAAAGATAAACTTTTCGGATTTTTTGTCGGCCAGGTGATGAAGGAAATGAAAGGGCAAGGGAATCCGGGAGTGGTGAATGATTTGTTGAAGAAAAAATTATCCACGTAA
- a CDS encoding S-methyl-5-thioribose-1-phosphate isomerase encodes MYFKTIEWKNNAVIMLDQLRLPHEEVYHTYKTWQEVADAIKTMVIRGAPAIGVAGAMGLALGALSIQAADSKSFFKQLNDISTHLFETRPTAVNLGWGLARMKNVAEQNQNLSLPQLKQKLIDEAQNILTEDIRLNETMGSHGQILFESGDKVLTHCNAGALATAGFGTALGVLYAAWKNGKRFSVLADETRPYLQGARLTAWELHKNNIPVTLISDNMAGWLMKKGEITKVIVGADRIAANGDVANKIGTYTVAVLAHRHQIPFYVAAPLSTIDLTLKSGDDIPIEERSSKEVTHLGNVNIAPVGVLARHPAFDVTPNELISAIITEKGVVKKSYVENLKKLFVK; translated from the coding sequence ATGTATTTCAAAACCATCGAATGGAAAAATAATGCGGTCATCATGCTCGATCAGCTTCGTCTCCCGCATGAAGAGGTCTACCACACCTACAAAACCTGGCAGGAAGTGGCTGATGCCATTAAAACCATGGTCATTCGTGGGGCCCCTGCCATTGGCGTGGCCGGAGCCATGGGTTTGGCTTTGGGGGCTCTTTCCATCCAGGCCGCTGATTCCAAATCTTTCTTCAAACAATTAAACGATATTTCAACACATCTGTTTGAAACGCGCCCGACGGCGGTCAATTTGGGTTGGGGATTAGCCCGCATGAAAAATGTGGCGGAACAAAACCAAAACCTTTCCCTTCCCCAGTTAAAACAAAAACTCATCGATGAAGCTCAAAATATTCTCACCGAAGACATTCGTTTAAATGAAACCATGGGAAGCCATGGCCAGATTCTTTTTGAATCAGGCGACAAAGTGCTCACGCACTGCAACGCCGGGGCCCTGGCCACAGCGGGTTTTGGAACTGCTTTGGGTGTTTTGTATGCGGCCTGGAAAAATGGAAAACGTTTTTCTGTTTTAGCCGATGAAACAAGACCCTATTTACAAGGAGCTCGTCTTACGGCGTGGGAGCTCCACAAAAATAACATCCCCGTCACGCTTATTTCCGACAATATGGCCGGATGGCTCATGAAAAAAGGGGAAATCACCAAAGTGATTGTGGGCGCCGATCGCATTGCCGCCAACGGCGATGTCGCCAACAAAATCGGCACCTACACCGTGGCTGTTTTGGCCCATCGTCACCAAATTCCTTTTTACGTCGCGGCCCCTCTTTCAACGATTGATTTGACCCTAAAATCGGGAGATGATATCCCCATTGAAGAACGTTCATCAAAAGAAGTAACTCATCTTGGCAATGTCAACATCGCCCCTGTGGGTGTACTGGCCCGTCATCCAGCTTTTGATGTAACCCCCAACGAATTGATTTCGGCAATCATTACAGAAAAAGGGGTTGTAAAAAAATCGTACGTGGAAAATTTAAAAAAATTGTTTGTCAAGTAA
- a CDS encoding cysteine synthase yields the protein MILSSILDRVGNTPLVKIREVTRDLPKSVEIYAKLEYFNPGGSVKDRAAYWMIKEGIRLGKLTRDKIIMDPTSGNTGVAYAMIGAALGYKVTLVMPQNASQQRKDIARAFGADIIFSSPFEGSDGAIRMAHKLYEENPGKFFMPDQYNNPFNPQAHYESTGVEIWNQTEGKITHFLATMGTSGTAMGTTRRLKDFDKNIFCIGAQPADSLHGLEGLKHMPTSIVPGIYHPEILDEMMWIQTESSYDMVERLGKEEGLLVGYSSGAAMVACLKLAERIAKGVIVTVFPDHGDRYFEGE from the coding sequence ATGATTCTCTCTTCTATTTTAGACCGCGTTGGCAATACCCCCTTGGTAAAAATTCGTGAAGTGACGCGCGATTTGCCCAAGAGTGTCGAAATTTATGCCAAGCTCGAATATTTTAATCCTGGTGGGTCGGTCAAAGATCGAGCAGCTTATTGGATGATTAAAGAAGGTATTCGTTTGGGAAAACTGACCAGGGACAAAATCATTATGGACCCCACTTCGGGGAATACAGGAGTTGCCTATGCCATGATTGGGGCGGCTCTTGGATATAAAGTAACTTTGGTCATGCCCCAAAATGCATCACAGCAGCGTAAAGACATTGCCCGTGCGTTTGGGGCGGATATTATTTTTAGCAGCCCGTTTGAAGGATCCGATGGAGCCATCCGCATGGCACACAAACTTTATGAAGAAAACCCGGGTAAATTTTTTATGCCCGACCAATATAACAACCCTTTCAACCCCCAAGCTCATTATGAAAGTACGGGTGTTGAAATATGGAACCAGACAGAAGGAAAAATAACCCATTTTCTGGCCACCATGGGGACCAGTGGTACAGCCATGGGCACGACGCGAAGGCTTAAAGATTTTGACAAGAATATTTTTTGTATTGGGGCGCAACCGGCTGATTCATTACATGGGTTGGAAGGATTAAAACATATGCCCACATCCATTGTGCCGGGTATTTATCATCCAGAAATTTTGGATGAAATGATGTGGATTCAGACAGAATCAAGTTATGACATGGTGGAAAGATTGGGAAAGGAAGAAGGATTACTGGTGGGATATTCTTCCGGCGCCGCCATGGTTGCTTGTTTAAAGCTGGCTGAAAGAATTGCAAAAGGAGTGATTGTCACCGTATTCCCCGATCATGGGGATAGGTATTTTGAAGGAGAGTGA
- a CDS encoding molybdopterin synthase sulfur carrier subunit, with product MSIKVRIPTPLQTLTNNQGEILAEGKSVSEVLAHLDKTYPGLKQRFYDDAGSLRRFINFYVNDEDIRFLQGEKTALKDGDELSVVPAIAGGK from the coding sequence ATGTCCATCAAAGTACGTATCCCAACCCCTCTTCAAACTCTCACCAACAATCAGGGTGAGATTTTGGCTGAAGGAAAATCTGTTTCGGAAGTTTTGGCTCATTTAGACAAAACTTATCCGGGTTTGAAACAACGTTTTTATGATGATGCGGGCAGCCTTCGGCGTTTTATCAATTTTTATGTCAATGACGAAGACATCCGCTTTTTGCAAGGCGAGAAGACAGCCCTTAAAGATGGGGATGAATTGAGCGTGGTTCCTGCCATTGCAGGGGGAAAATAG
- a CDS encoding branched chain amino acid aminotransferase (catalyzes the transamination of the branched-chain amino acids to their respective alpha-keto acids), with amino-acid sequence MVQKVSKIWLDGKMVNWDDAHVHILTHTLHYGMGVFEGIRCYEGDKGKSAIFRLEEHIERLFDSAHILLMKIPFSKDEIIEACKEIFRVNKLKAGYLRPLAFMGDGEMGLHATSNPIRVAIIAWPWGTYLGDEGVKNGIRVKVSSFTRHHVNAMLTKAKTVGNYVNSILAKREAMLAGYEETIMLDAQGYVAEASGENIFVVRNGKIKTPPITNALEGITRGSVIELLKEEGLQVEEALMTRDELYISDEIFLTGTAAEITPVRELDHRTIGTGKPGPITKKVQQNYFDLVRGKNAKHKEWLAVI; translated from the coding sequence ATGGTCCAAAAAGTTTCCAAAATATGGCTCGATGGCAAAATGGTTAACTGGGACGACGCTCATGTCCACATACTCACACATACGCTCCATTATGGAATGGGTGTTTTTGAAGGGATTCGCTGTTATGAGGGTGACAAAGGCAAATCGGCCATCTTTCGTTTGGAAGAACATATCGAGCGTCTCTTTGATTCAGCTCATATCCTTTTGATGAAAATCCCCTTTTCTAAAGATGAAATCATTGAGGCATGCAAGGAAATCTTTCGCGTGAACAAACTTAAAGCAGGTTATTTGCGACCTTTGGCCTTCATGGGCGATGGTGAAATGGGCCTGCACGCCACATCCAACCCCATTCGCGTGGCCATCATCGCCTGGCCCTGGGGCACTTATTTGGGGGATGAGGGTGTCAAAAATGGTATTCGAGTAAAAGTGTCCAGTTTTACGCGGCATCATGTAAACGCCATGCTCACCAAGGCCAAAACCGTGGGCAATTATGTAAACTCCATTTTGGCCAAACGCGAAGCCATGCTGGCAGGCTATGAAGAAACCATCATGCTCGATGCCCAAGGGTATGTGGCGGAAGCAAGTGGGGAAAATATTTTTGTCGTCAGAAATGGAAAAATAAAAACGCCCCCCATCACAAATGCGCTTGAAGGCATTACACGCGGAAGTGTAATTGAACTTTTAAAAGAAGAAGGCCTTCAGGTTGAAGAAGCCCTGATGACACGGGATGAGCTCTACATTTCAGATGAAATATTTTTAACCGGCACCGCCGCTGAAATCACTCCTGTGCGCGAATTGGACCACCGCACCATCGGCACCGGCAAGCCCGGCCCCATCACCAAAAAAGTGCAGCAAAATTATTTTGATTTGGTGCGTGGCAAAAACGCCAAACACAAAGAATGGTTGGCCGTTATATAA